Below is a genomic region from Oreochromis niloticus isolate F11D_XX linkage group LG13, O_niloticus_UMD_NMBU, whole genome shotgun sequence.
CAGCTACAACATATAGGCGCCAATCTACAAAGTTTTGAGCAGGCTCTGTGTACAACCAGCACCTACCACGTCTTTAGCCATTAGTCTACATTACTACTGTTGCCTTGTTCTCACCTCTCAGCCTGCCGTCAAATTTTGGGTTAGTAGCCACCTTCAGGCCAGGATGTGGCAGGAGGAAGCAGTTGATGTTGGAGAAACAGTGCTGGATGTGGTTTCTCACATTCTGCAACTCTTCATGCTGATTATGTTTAACCTGCATCGACACACACGGTGAAAATGTGAGCTTGTTACtgactttttgtgtttttcaagaAGACATACGCCATCCATAACAGGAACATTGTTAAAATTATTTGTGCTGCAGGAAGCAATAATCAATGTGTGAACATCAGGGTATGGTATGGTAGGGTAGGTTTCTTCTGTCTAGAAGCCTGCATCCTCTGAcactttttcccccttttactTTCTGAATCTGCATTGAAATGTAATTCTCACCTGCAATCTTTTATCCAGAAATTCATTGCCTCCTTTCATTCCATAACAGTATTCATAAGGAAAACACCAATCCCGAATGAGGAACATTAGAGACTAAAAGACAACAGAACAGATACTCAGAGAATGTCTTTGATTTTatgaaaaaactaaacaaaaccacaacattgtaactgaaataaattaggctatttttattcatttatttattttttacttttacttgttcaCACTACATTTGTTTTCAGTAAAAGAGCTGACTCAAAcctcaaacacacatacaccatGAATTGCAACAAACACACAGCGAACAGAAAAAGCCAGTACCTGGAAAGGTTTCTCGGACACCTCTTCCATTGCAAGACGGCCATATTCTGTGAAGAGCTTCATATGAAAAGAATAATAAATGACGATGAAAGAACTGAATATTCTGATGGTACTTTTTGGTGggagaagaaacaaaatgacacAAACCTGAAGGTGCTGCAGGTCATCCTCTTGTATGTTTGAAGAGAGATTGTACAcctgaaagaacaaaaaaaacaaacaaaacttaaatGTAATGCAAGACTTAAGTCTTaatatgttaaaataaatatgcaAGGATATTTTagtcaaagaaaagacatgCTTTGAGTATCACCTGAACAGAGCTGGTCATTGTGCTGAGGGCAAAAACTGTAGCACTGTCTTTTATAGTAGACTGACTGTCAAATGCTCCTTGAGTGTCAACAAGGAGTACAGCAACCTGTCGGGATGAGATGAAACGAGTTCAAAACACATTCAGCACAAGTTTGTGTTGAAATGCTTGAAAATTCAttaataaaagattaaaataactGTTCATGATAAATATGTCtggtgaggtgtgtgtgtggtggtggtgatggtgggggtgggggggggttgcATCTACCTTGTTGCCATCAGGCTTCTCCACCACAAACACTTCACTCCAGACCTGAATTCCTGTGGTTTCCCTCTCACACCCTCCTCTCCAGGTGAACCCAGTCAGGGGCTCATCATTACCTCCTATCCATGAGTCTTTATCCTGAAAAGGAAAGACTCAAGATGAGACTGGGAGAGGATAAAAGATAAAAGTGAAATTTGCACAGGTGCCCAATAGGTCTTTTGTCAGTGCAGTGTGTCATAACGTTTCTGGGATGGTGCATGTAAGACTAAGGCAGTATGCTAAACGAAGGAAAAGCAACCAAAGGTTAATCACCATCAACATGTTTTATAGCATCTATGATGATTACAGCAACACGTTTGAACTAAACATTGTTCAGCTTGTGTTGATATCTCTTTTGCACaaacagatgaataaaaatgatttctTAATGTAGAATTTcacataatataatataatataatataatataatataatataatataatataatataatataatataatatagcgtgaatggttgtctgtccctgtgtgttggccctgcgacagactggcgacctgtccagggtgtaccctgcctctcgccctatgacagctgggataggctccagcgccccccgcgaccctggaaaggataagcggaagcgaatggatggataatataatataatataacataTTATATTTTTGCCTGTCAACTGTTGGGATTGTGAGCACAAACGTCAATTAATGGTAACTCTTTGTGACAATGAATGTTTATCCCACTGACCACAAATAGGAAATGCAGGTTCAAAGCAAATGTGTGGTTTAAAGGTCAGAGTACAGATTCCCCATTAGTACATATCTGTGCTCTGTGTCCAAGTATGATGTGATGACAGATAATAAATACCTGCAGACAATACTCCCtgtaataaaaaggaaaaaaagctgcGCACACTTATTAAGTCTAGTGGTAACATTAACTCATGAATAAACTTGAATTAATTAACATTAACTTCATGAATGCCCATGTTCATGCCCAACAACTTTGAGAAATACCATACTTACAACACCCTTGTGTATTTCCTGGTATGTGGTCACGTGTGTGTTATTTGAAAATAAGTGTAAGGTGATCCTGACTGCTTCTGTGTGTCCAACTGCTGTTAGAGGGGCTCAAAGACTCACCGTTTACACTTGTGTAGGAAATGAACAAGATATTGTGCTCACGTGGACCGTGTGGACCTCACTGCAAATCTTACTCTCCTGGTTCAGCAAGTATCTCAGTACAAAATCAAAACTGGAAGCACTTGTCTTTGCTCGTCACCTGTGCATGCAAGTACTAGTTGAAGTGTCCTCTGCTGTCCTTGTTCATTTCTACCCAATTTCACAATCTCTACTGACTGAAAATGTTACTCAATAGTCACCCTCTGAGCAAGGATAAACTCGTATGTTTACTTAGCTCATGTAAACACATCTTGGGTTCAAAATTAGCACTAATGTATATCTCAGCTCAGTGAAACTGTGTACAAATGAAAGTAGTAAATTTTATATATGAGGAGACATCAATTTgactgtctttatttatatctaAAGAATATCTTTAATATTGCGGGTTGTACCAGTATGATTAAAGAATGATTctttaacaacaataacaactaCTACAGGTCTGACACAGCGTACTTTCATGAGCCTATCCTAGAAGTTATAGGGAAAGGGGTGGGGTACAGCCTGAACAGGTCTCCAGTGTATGTCCAGGACTAATACAGAAAGACACATTCATTCATGTTCTCATACTCTATGGCCAGCTTAGAATTACTTCCATGTCAtggactgtggaaggaagccAGAACAGCCACACGGGCTGATAGAAAAAGATGCAAACCccagacagaaagagacagcTCAGAAAATTCTTGCCGAAATGCATGTTGGTCgatatttctttaaatatttggAAAATGTAATGCAACTAATATTTGtacctttaaaaacttttttaaaaaaaatccctacTATAGAAAGTGTAAATACAACAGTTGTCTCACCCGGTTGTGCATGTAGCGCAGCATGAAATCCAGCAGGAAGGACTTTCCCTTCCTAAAGGCTCCAGCCACAGACACGACAACCACGTTAAGGTCCTTCACATGTTTCTGCAGCAGGACTTCCTCCAGTGCCGTGGCGTTCAGCTCAAAGTTGTGCTCATTTGCCTGGACAATCTGGATGGGTCTGgccacttttttctcttccaCAGGCTGAAGACACAAGTTTGCAAACAGTCAGGTTTGCCAGGGAGGTTCAGGTGATGTTTGTAGTGACCCTCAAAGAACTCAGTTGGTCACATTATTCTCCTACGTGTTGCTTACGTCAAACATTTATAAAGGTATTGTTATATTTACATATCCCAAATCTCATGAATAGACTAATATGATAGAAAACACATCAAACCTTCACATCTTTTTCTTGACTCCCTTCCGTTGGTTGGGGGGTGGGACTGATATTTTTGCCCAAATCCATGGTTCTAGGAAACAAATCATTGTCATCTGCAGATTTCGCTTCAGGTTTTGGAGCCTTGCGTTGGGAAATGGTGCAATCTTTGAATCCATTGACACCTTTAGAGCCTAAGACCAAGTGGAGATAAAAAGCTAAAATGAAAGCGGTTACATAACACCACGCTAGATGATAAAAGATAAAGTGAGAAACGGGAATGTTGAGGCCAGCTCAATTTCTAAGGAAAAGCTTACTTCCTTATTTCTAAGGAAGTTTTAACATAATAACTTCCTTTAGACTACTGTTCTGTAAagctggagagagaaaaaaaagccacatgGATCAAACTAAAGACGGGACTCTTTCCAGCTTTGTGTATTGGGCTAAATGCTGCTAGCCACTCTGGTTCCCTTCATCTAGGTCAAGCTCTAAAATAGCTTTGTGCTGAAAATCACACAGGGccaggaaaaaaaggacaagTAAGTCAGCAGGACAGTGCTTTTAGTGTTCTTCTCAGCCTTTTTCCCCCAATTTCTGTAAATATTTACTGCTAACTCTTAAACCCCTTTCCTTAAAAACTGATTTCTTCCCGTATCATTGGCATAAAGGCAGTAAACATGAGTTTGATGAACTCCAAAATCTATTATTTATAGATGAATGGCTTCTTGCATCTTTGAATGACATACAAAATcatcttttaaaacaaaaacattatcattttttcttttaaagattcAGAATATTCACAGGTAAAGGCTAAAACGACACTCTATTTAAGTACACACTTCACCGTGTacttaaatataaattactgaCAGCCTATGAAACAGGTTGGGTTACAAGTATTAACCTTGCTCATTCAAATATTTACGCGATTAGCCATTCATACCAAGTTGTCTCAGTCACGTCTGTCACAAGATTCAAATGAGCTTTCAGGAAAGCAACGTGACCAGTCTCTTCTAATTTGCTTGGCATTCTTGATAAGTACATGACCTCAGTCGAAGTCCTGATATttacccaaaaaaaaaaaaaaaaaaaaaaaaggtataacTATGAGCTCCTGCTTCATAGACACCATCAAGATACACAGCATTTATCAGGAGTAACAAAACTGACAATACAAGATAAGACATCACAATTATGAAAGTGGAAGGTTATGCATTACTAGTGTGtttaactgaaaaacaaatggaGGAATTATACACAACTTCTTCTATTCATGACCACAAGCTGTGCCATTAGTCATTTTACAAgaaagttattttaaaaagaagcgCTATCACTTATGTATAACATGAATTTCAGTCGAACATTTTCACTAAACAAGAAAGTCAAGTCTTGAAATTAATAGTCTGTTTTGTGAGTCCGTGGCCTCTTACGGAAACTGAGCATGTTTTTAGATAAAGTGGAAATCCtaacgaaaaaaaaaagttctgctAGTACCGGTAGAGCATGTAcacaaaagatttttatttattttttttaaatcaagaaaaatgccaaaattgaattatttgctGTTCTTCAAATGTGAGAATatgcagattttaaaaaaatatttaaaaaaaaaagaggaaataaatgtttttgaaaatgacttTGGTAACAGATCTTTTCTCAGGGAAACAAAGCCAATCAGGAAATATTCAGAGCACATATGACCAGAACATCAGCTAACAGAGGGCTTCAGTTGTGACACTTGTGTTCACTGCTGTGTTGCCAGCAGTGAACACAGCCAGCACAGAACAGTTGGTGTGCTTTAGAGAATATAAGCAGCTGCAGCAAGGAAAGCAATGGTGGAAAGCAACAAAGGTGATTATTCTTTGTTTAAGAGCGTACTAAAAACTAGCTGAGATCGGCAGCCATTTGGGCAGTTATGTTAGATtgtgaaatacacaaataataGAAATAACGCCTCAACTTCTTGCAGAACTTTTAAAGCAACTAAGGACCAGTATTTCCTGTGAGAGACACCCATTAAGTGTGGACTTAGGGTTTAAGCTCAACTTcgtatacattttaaatgttcaaaataatttttaaaccaAGTTTCTCCTAGCTCAAAATTGGATTTGGGAGTGGCTTTGCATGCAAGCGTGATTGACCAAATATCGTTGAAGCAAAGAATGTGTCCTGCCTTACTTAACTGAACCTTTTTCCTGTTATATTTGTCTACCTAATTCTTTACTTCTATAATAAATTAGaagtaaatataatatatttataattcCATTTCTGAAATATATAAGGTTGTAGAAAGTTCTGTGGtaattagagctgggcgatagaacgataacgatatgtattgcgaaataactttttctcgatagaaaaattaaactattgcgataggcctcatctctcttgcgctcttaaaaaaaaagaaaaaaaaagaacagccaatccaaattaagtagtgCAGagctgaaccaatcacagccgcagcatcacgtcacgtgacttgttacatacagcacaagtgccaagccgcacttgtgtatttgtttgggaagcagccagccgccgtgccgcctgggtaatggaggaaatgagtgtgcccgctagagaaaaatcaaccgagagcgtgaccGAAGGTTATCGAAGAGAAAACAGacgatggttccaatgccggagagattgtcgaacggAAAGGCcatagaagttccgtagtgtgaaggtatttcggatatttcaagtctgacaaaaaacagagtagcgcgcattgtaaattgtgccgaaagcaagtctggaaatacaataaagcggtgcatgctcaatctctgactgaaagtgctaattcgtcattcggcttttgtaagactaaagtaactgttaaaactgtttgaaaagctaagctatacaacaaggagagattgagaatttccttttagttctcagtttatttgatattgacaagttagtcaattttgtctgatcttctgtaaaacaaactaagatttttagaattaatattttgtttctaagtggaattgacaatttagtagtctgttttgtttgttctattttgaaacttaaacgctttagcggctgccctttgtgtagtttgcaatatttgcaaatctaccctgttgaacttattatgggaaataaatatttaaatcaaaacaagctgctgattatttcaaatatagttatttggcttatatcgtgatatatatcgttatcgcctgaaatgaaaaaaacatgtcgtgatatgaaaaaatcttatatcgcccagctctagtggTAATGGGTCAAACTTTTCTAATGGTGTGATACTTGGACTTCTAAGCTCCTCATCTATGATGTcttgcttcttttctttctgtaatATTTTACTTCTACTAATAATGTGGATCTTTggactagggctgtgcgatatgaccaaaatctcatatcccgatattaagacatctatcgtcgatataacgatataaattacaaaaatgtaacatttcctgtaaattctgtgaatctcgggcagctcgacttgcgtgaagtgtttccagctgggcgtcgtgtacctggagtccagtgttttaacagatgcatgaaacgatacatttttagacataggttgtaactgccgccgttttctttgtgagtatttattacacagcgtgctgcggagaaaagtctgttctaacgtttgagtctaaggtttattttttagcacctgacggctcttttttgcttctcatccgtaaatactctgcatctttcacgtgactcgttttattttgaaaagcctcaacaggatcttgagctttattgtgaaaggtttatgtggaaaataaacaagcggacacgccatggttttaccgtcgttgttgctaacgaaaacgcataaaaaacaagcgcttgtccgtccgtagtgtggttatattaaatataagagaaagagagaactttaagaaattaatatagccactacagtgaccatcaaaatgatgaaaaaatattgccgtaaacagtttattttgcgacaccacgaaacaaacgatagcgtaaaatgaaacgatagacgtttttctatcgtcatccgatatatatcgttatatcgaacagccctactttGGACTTTACCATTAGTCTAATATTTTGAAACCTCACGCTAGGTTTTCAGGGTTCAACAACAATGTTTATTATGTTTTCTCACAAAGGAGAAGCCAacaatcaatattttttttaaataacctgaAGATTAATTACAGCTGTTTAACAGTTTAAGCTTTTGAGAACATCAGGTGATATTTCTTAAGAGAACAACTGTAAATAGGACACCCAAAGACCCTCTTGGAGCTGCAAACGGGCCACAGCGGTGTTGTAAGCACAGGGCAGTTACAGTAATCTCCTCTGCACACAAATTAGCCCTGAGCATTTCCTTAGTCCTTGGCACTGCAGGTTTCCATCAAGACCAAAGCAACACTTAGCAGAATGAAGTGGCACAGACTACAGAGACCTACACAAAGACTGTGAGGGGCCTAtgttgcaaaacaaaaacaatataggCCGAGTATGCAAGAAACCATAACAGACAGTAAAACCCCACTAGCTCTGCTGATATGTGCACTCACTACAACACTAACACTTCATGATATATTAGCAAATGCACTGCCCTGCTCCTCAGCTTCCAAAAAATGAGGACAGGCCTAAAATTAGCCTCCTTAACTTGTTATCTTATGGTGGCACAGAGCAGATGTTAACTGGCCTACATGATTCCCTGACACACAGTGCTAGAATGATGAGGAATTTGCATCACACAAGCATAAAGCAGCACACAAATCCTAGAGATATGCATGACTAGTTGACAAGCCATTTAAACACTAGATCCCTCGTTAGATGACATTAGAAAACAaattcttcttatttttttaataagtgtAAGTGTTAATGTGAAACAATCCACATCAGTTATCTATTGTTTGAGATGCTCCAATGCTACTCGGGATGGATTGAAACATCTCGATTTCTGTGACAGAAAGATGTAAACAAGCAAAGTGTAAGACAACCATGCAAACCAGCGCTGCTTGTGGTGTAGTCAGCTCTAATCAGCACTGTAGCGATATGTAAACACAATCTGGACGCTAAAGGGAAATTTATTCCTCTGTGCTCAATTTTTGTACAGTATGCAAGTCTGCAACTGACCAATACTGCTGCTAGAACTAATACTTGTGCATTGTGTGCCTGCAGTGATCTGTAGTTATGCCGTCGAAATCTGAATAATGGCTGTAGGATTAACAAGAAATGTAAAGGAGGAAACAATAGCATAGTACAAGATGTTGTCATTTGTAGAGGTGAACATCAGGTTACTGCAGTAAGGTTTCCGAAGCATTACACAGTTATCTTTAACTATCAAGTGCAAGAATAGTATGCAAGGTAGCCTACATCTC
It encodes:
- the LOC100690786 gene encoding atlastin-2 isoform X1 gives rise to the protein MAAESGLENRTHLENNYNHTLDGKGSKGVNGFKDCTISQRKAPKPEAKSADDNDLFPRTMDLGKNISPTPQPTEGSQEKDVKPVEEKKVARPIQIVQANEHNFELNATALEEVLLQKHVKDLNVVVVSVAGAFRKGKSFLLDFMLRYMHNRDKDSWIGGNDEPLTGFTWRGGCERETTGIQVWSEVFVVEKPDGNKVAVLLVDTQGAFDSQSTIKDSATVFALSTMTSSVQVYNLSSNIQEDDLQHLQLFTEYGRLAMEEVSEKPFQSLMFLIRDWCFPYEYCYGMKGGNEFLDKRLQVKHNQHEELQNVRNHIQHCFSNINCFLLPHPGLKVATNPKFDGRLRDINEEFKKELAQLVPLLLAPSQLVEKEIGGNKVTCKDLLEYFKAYIKIYQGEELPHPKTMLQATAEANNLTAVAGAKDLYSKKMEQVCGGDKPYVAPGDLKRCHEEIRDYSVSYFRSVKKMGGKEFCQRYQNQLESELEETYTNLSKQNDGKNIFYAARTPATLFAVMFITYVVSGVTGFIGLSTLAALANLVMGVTLLSLCAWGYVKYSGEFRELGTIIDEVAEALWVQVISKLLESVRSCLAWPISLLPSLPSGATLEFKALSPLNDNYKKTN
- the LOC100690786 gene encoding atlastin-2 isoform X2; translated protein: MAAESGLENRTHLENNYNHTLDGKGSKGVNGFKDCTISQRKAPKPEAKSADDNDLFPRTMDLGKNISPTPQPTEGSQEKDVKPVEEKKVARPIQIVQANEHNFELNATALEEVLLQKHVKDLNVVVVSVAGAFRKGKSFLLDFMLRYMHNRDKDSWIGGNDEPLTGFTWRGGCERETTGIQVWSEVFVVEKPDGNKVAVLLVDTQGAFDSQSTIKDSATVFALSTMTSSVQVYNLSSNIQEDDLQHLQLFTEYGRLAMEEVSEKPFQSLMFLIRDWCFPYEYCYGMKGGNEFLDKRLQVKHNQHEELQNVRNHIQHCFSNINCFLLPHPGLKVATNPKFDGRLRDINEEFKKELAQLVPLLLAPSQLVEKEIGGNKVTCKDLLEYFKAYIKIYQGEELPHPKTMLQATAEANNLTAVAGAKDLYSKKMEQVCGGDKPYVAPGDLKRCHEEIRDYSVSYFRSVKKMGGKEFCQRYQNQLESELEETYTNLSKQNDGKNIFYAARTPATLFAVMFITYVVSGVTGFIGLSTLAALANLVMGVTLLSLCAWGYVKYSGEFRELGTIIDEVAEALWVQVLKPVTEQYMGDNMRQTVMNSIRASLTEQGSQQTRLKTD